The proteins below are encoded in one region of Sander lucioperca isolate FBNREF2018 chromosome 11, SLUC_FBN_1.2, whole genome shotgun sequence:
- the LOC116063238 gene encoding leucine-rich repeat-containing protein 52-like, producing the protein MRLLPEPSAQSLRLLFLFIFVMGVTPSPALTAGCPDRCVCDDQLVVQCAGQELTMFPNDLPLATRQLIISNNRIGELPALQLNYLSDLVYLDCSNNSLTEISESTFGNLRKLAYLDLSFNTLLQIEDRTFGPLASLVMLRLTDNPSLGEIHPDAFSENMALQVLDVSRNNLTALNISSLIALPSLRSLGLSGNPWSCDCDTEDLCLWVQIEGFKFQDEGQTVCHSPPELAGQRMAEVGMQLRADCHQGLGYWDYLFFIAIGFVIFSAGTVSAWVMGVLMVLYERYSKRKSEDMDSDDEEDRGGMGGGGCGGGGGNQGNGNVSKSGMQV; encoded by the exons ATGCGTCTCTTGCCCGAGCCCAGCGCCCAGTCCCTccggctcctcttcctctttatcTTCGTGATGGGGGTGACCCCTTCCCCGGCTCTAACAGCCGGCTGCCCCGACAGATGCGTGTGCGACGACCAGCTGGTGGTCCAGTGCGCCGGGCAGGAGCTCACCATGTTCCCCAATGACCTGCCCCTGGCTACACGGCAGCTCATCATCTCCAACAACCGCATTGGGGAACTTCCGGCGCTTCAGCTCAACTACCTGTCCGATCTGGTCTATCTGGACTGCAGCAACAACTCTCTGACCGAGATCTCCGAGTCCACCTTCGGGAATTTGCGGAAACTCGCCTACCTGGACCTGTCGTTCAACACCCTGCTGCAGATCGAGGACCGGACTTTCGGGCCCCTGGCGTCTCTGGTGATGCTTCGGCTGACGGATAACCCGAGTCTGGGGGAGATCCACCCGGATGCCTTCTCGGAGAACATGGCTCTGCAGGTGTTGGATGTGAGCCGGAACAACCTGACGGCCCTCAACATCAGCAGCCTGATCGCCCTGCCTTCTCTCCGGTCGTTGGGGCTCAGCGGCAACCCCTGGAGCTGCGACTGTGACACGGAAGACCTCTGCCTCTGGGTGCAGATCGAGGGCTTTAAGTTCCAAG ACGAGGGCCAGACAGTTTGCCACAGTCCCCCAGAGCTGGCGGGCCAGCGGATGGCGGAGGTCGGCATGCAGCTGCGGGCGGACTGCCACCAAGGCCTGGGCTACTGGGACTACCTCTTCTTCATCGCCATCGGCTTCGTCATCTTCTCGGCCGGCACGGTGTCGGCCTGGGTGATGGGCGTGCTCATGGTGCTGTACGAGCGCTACAGCAAAAGGAAGAGTGAGGACATGGACAGCGATGACGAGGAGGATAGGGGAGGGATGGGTGGAGGAggatgtggaggaggagggggaaacCAGGGGAACGGGAATGTGAGCAAGTCTGGCATGCAGGTGTGA